Part of the Melopsittacus undulatus isolate bMelUnd1 chromosome 7, bMelUnd1.mat.Z, whole genome shotgun sequence genome is shown below.
TTCTTTATGTGTATTTAAGTTTAAATAACACTGGAAAGCCAAAGCCCAGTAACTGGGGCTGAATGTAGGTAAAGATGTTCAGCTTCAACACTGTCCCATgttcttctcttgctttctggAAACACTGTTCTGGATTCCTTGACAGCTGTTTGCATGAGTGAGTGGACATGCAGCACCTCACCTGAACACCACCCCATAGCTCTGCTGCATCTGCTAAAACTTACCAAGCAGGAATAAGTCATGGCAACAGGTCAGGCACCAAGCATCACGAAGATGCTCACAATAAGTGCAGGATTTTCACTTACCTTTGCTTTCAGCATCTCCCAACATGAGCAGGAGAGGAAGGGTTGCCCGTAGGCTATTGGGTGCAGAGGCTATGTGGCTGATTGTCACAGGGACTGGCTGAACACCTCCAGCCCCTGTGTCCTGCTTCCCAACTCACTCCAGTCAAGGCCTAGAAAAGGAGTTTTTgatgcacatgaaaaaaaaatcaccctttCTCCTCGAAATTTCATTTACTTTGCCTAAAACAACTCCCTGTAGAAGAGACCATCTGTCCTGATAATCCGTGTGCCACAGTTTTGACAACTGCAATATGAAACTACCCAAATGGTGATTTTTATGGGTGTTTTATACTTCCCTAGGCAAGGAAAGTGGCTTTAATTCTCTTCTCTTACTTCCCATTCTGTGCCTGACCCTCAGCAGCACTAACAGCTGGAGCTTTTTTGGCCAGTGACAGTCTGGCCCTTCTGATTTTCTCCTCCTATTTCTCACTCAAAGTGAGCTTTTTCCACTCCAGTGCTGCACATCAGTGGGTGCCAGTAACCATCACGAGGCCAGCAGATTCCTGTTCCTAACGTCATGGAGCACGGATTGTTGCTGGTGGTGGTGTAGCTGGACGTCAGCCTGTGATCCAGGATGCGCTGCATGGGCAGCCAGACCCTGAGGCTCAGGCTGTCCCACCAGAAGGGGTTACATGTACTTTTCGTATCATATCCATAACTTCTCTGCTGTTCTGTACTATAGGCCCGTCCAAAGTACTTGAACTGTATTGCAatcagctgcttctttctcGCTGCAAAGACCATTGAGGAAGATGAGGTAACTTTTCTGCTCTTACCATCTCAGAATTGTCTGAATGCATGCTCCTCCAGTCCTGCCTTTGCTCGCACACGGTGCCTGGCACTTGCCAGGACAGGAACGAAGCATTTTGTGTCATCTCTGTAATGAGTGGTTCTCTCGCTTCTTGCTTTGCATTGGCTTTTGTAGAGGATTCCAGTACTGAAGGTTTTGGCTCGGGATAGCTTTTGTGGTTGTTCTCCAGCTGAAATTCGCAGAATGGAGAAGATTATCCTGGATAAACTGAACTGGGATCTTCACATGGCAACGCCACTGGATTTCCTTCATATTGTAAGTAAGGACAAGTAAGGGGCTATTGACATTCATTCTGGTGCTGATCAGTGTAAGTAATGATTTGGGAGGTACctcaacaaaaccagaacacaaaTCTCAGGATGTGTTCAGGATTCTTTCGTACAGGTAGTTTCTGATGGAAAAAGCCTTGCCAGAGAATTCCAGAAGAGACTTTTAACACTTTGTGTGCCATTTCCAAAGTGCAGACCTGCCATCCGACCACCCGGCCTATATTAAGGCATGTTAAGCTACACACCAGGAGTCACAGTTTCTGAAAACCTTGCACCTAAGTCTTAACTTCTAATGGCTTTTCTCAAAGCTAAATGCCAGGCAGCATGGAAACCCTAAGCCCAACATGGAGGAAGCACATGCTGGGCAATGGGTGCACTCTGTGACTGCTGCTGAAGTGCACTGCCAGAGAACCAGGTTCATGGGTGAGGCAAGACAAAGGCAAGGAAAGTGTCCACAGGTTCTCTGTtgattttcctcctctctgtttGACTCAGAAGGAGTTCTTTCTAGGACACCTGAAGTGCCAAACCTGTGTGGTCAGAGAAGGGTGGAAGGGGAGAGCCCTTTGCAGAGCCCTGGGAAGCCCCATCTCCAGGCAGATGGTGTGTGTGATGGCAGGTCCCAGCCAGAGAGGCTGCACCAAGCTCTTGATGGGTTCAATTCATTAGTGTGTGTTCTGTGGTGTGGAAATGGCCTTGAAGGTTAAGCTGGAGGATCCTTGTGCATCCAAAACGTATCGCATGCGGCTCGCGAGACCTGCCCCAGCTTGGCCTGTGGGGTTGCCTGTTGGCGACTCCAGCTGCCTCACCTGCTTGTTTTCCCCCTCAGTTCCACGCGGTTGCGGTGTCCAACAGGCCTCAGCTACTGACCGTCCTGCCCAAGCTGAGTCCCTCTCAGCACGTGGCAGCGCTCAccaagcagctgctgcactgcatGGCCTGTTACCAGCTGCTGCAGTTCAAGGGCTCTATGCTGGCGCTGGCCATTGtcagcctggagctggagaagctgctcccCGACTGGCTGGCTCTCATCATCGAGCTGCTCCAGAAAGCACAGGTGAGGGGGTGCTGGCACCGCACATCACAGCAGGGAGGGACCAGGGGCTGTGCCTGGCTCAGAGCTCCAGGGATCCAGCCAGCAGGGCTTGCGGATCCCTCACTGACCATCTGtctctgcctgcttctgcaAGGAGAGTTGTGCTTCAGCCTGAAGGGCTTGTTGGGATAGTTCCACAAAGTCCTGAGCTTGACTGCCTCCAGTTGGTGATAAAGGGAGGAGCTGTATACCCTGATACGTGTGGGGACCAGGGAGCAAATAACACACAGGGGAGAAAATCTTAGTTAACCCCTCTTAGTTCATTTTAAGCACATGTGGTGGTCCAGCAAGTACTGGCAAGAGAAAAGTTGCTGAAAATACACAGTGAAACCTTTTAATATCTGAaaggttccccccccccactaTTCCAATGAGGTTTGGCAGGAGGGGGAGTTGGTCTTACAAAGTCATCATGTCAGGGGTCTTTTTGGTCCTCTACTACTTACTTTTGCCTGCACCCAGTGTGTTGAGAAATGAGGTGCAGGGGTGGGCAGTGTGCTCCAAGCCTGGCTGACAGCCTCCTCTGTCCATAGCAGTGATCCCACAATGCTGGTTCCTTTGTTGTCTTCCCTTTCCAGATGGATAGCTCACAGCTGATCCACTGCCGGGAGCTCGTGGCACATCACCTTTCCACCCTGCAGTCTTCTCTGCTGCCCAATCCTGTATATGTCTACAGTCCCCTCCAGCATACCCTTGTGACCTGTAACAGAGGAGTGTTCCCATGCCAGCCCTCCTCTGTCCCAGGGCCAGGTTTCTCCAAGGACAACGGCAGACCAGAAGTGCCAGTCACAGGTACAGCCGCACTCTACCAGCATctgccagctcccagcagctgcaAACAAGCCTCTGCCAAGCGTAAAGTGGAAGAGATGGAAGTGGACGACTTCTATGATGGGATCAAGCGTCTCTACAATGAAGACGTTGCTCCGGAGGTGGTGGCTCTGGAAAACATGGGCTCTGTTTGTGGCGCTGATGTCTCGAGGCAGGAGGGCAACGTTTCCCCTTGTCCACCTCTGCAGCCAGTGTCTGTGATGTAGCTGGGAGCACACACCACCCGCTCCACCACAGAAGAGTGCAGAACCTGGCCTCTTGTCTGCTgggtgggaggagaaggggCCGTCCATACCTTCTCAGGCTGGACTGAAGGgagccaaaaaaaacccagaaaaaacaatcctaacccttttttgatttttttctcgTGCGGCTAATTATAGTTCCACTATTTAAGcacttaaaaacacaaaaaagaataaaaaatctaaaaaatagacccaaaaaccaaacaaaaaaagtagaGAAAATTGTTCCTTTCTAGTGTTGTCAGTTCCACTTCCACTGTTTTTCTGCTCCCGTGTCCTGTAACCCATTCACATCCCAGAGCTCGCATCACTCAGACAACACCTCTCTGGTCCATTTCCATCTGCTCCTCGCTCTTTTTGCTTGTTCCTCCTTTCATTCTCAGCCAGTCTTGTGCATGATGTCCTGTACCACCCGACCTCCACATcacccttccttttcctttctaaagaaAACCACCCTTCTTGATTTGCTAGCACTTTGGTGTTTATATATGACTGTTTTAAAACTGGATTTCAACTAAAGGTTAGTCAGGAACAAGAGAAAACCAACACGTGCAGGCTGCTCCATACTTCAGGAATAACCCCAGGAGTGTGAAGAGCACTAGGGCAGCCAGCCATGGGGCTCTGTGCCTTGCACAGAGACTTCAGCGTTTCCAACGCAGAAAGCAGTTAATGGAGTTTGCATCACTTGAacaaaaatggtatttttcccTTGTTGAACCTTGCATTCCATGTGGATTTTCACTCTCTACGTCAAGCATCAGCCTTTAAGTGTGCAGAGTGTTTTCCCCCGTGTGTTTGTAAGCTTGGTGTGTGACCAGCCCTGCTGGGTGAGGTGCTGGGGCAGCTCCACACACCCCAGGTTTGAAAGGTGTGTCATTACCAGCcacaaacccaaaagcaaaGACCCTAACCCTCAAGTTTTGTGTTCATGTAACTTCTAACCAAGACTACAACCTTTTAAATCATATCTTTTCAATGTTGCACCTCTGTTTCTGAGAATGACCCATCCCAATTGTAAGCTCTCTCCACAGCCCTGAGGAAGGTATTGTATCTGGAGCCTTCGTACTGATGAAAGCCTTCTGGTAGCAATAAAGAAAGTTGTCCTGGATTCCAAGTCTGGTTGTATGATTTCCACCCAAGTCAGGGACCGGTTTTACCTggaggctggaagggagctgTGCCATGCCAGACCTGTGCCAGAGCAGCTTGGTGGGGGTACTCAGCACATCCCTAAGCCTCACCTTCCATTGGGTTCTACCCCTCCACAGGTTCCTTCCTCACAGTTTAAAGGACACAGTCCCCCTACCCCATATTCACCAGTATCTACACACAGGCTCTCGTGAGGATCACAGCCCAAACCCTTCTGCAAACATGCACAGGGAGAGGGTTTGGCACAGGGTTGGGAGAAGGAAGGTGTTGGCTTGTGCCAGCTGGCAGGGCCCTAAGCTGGAACAGAAGGGAGGGAAGCTGGGTCCAAGGGGAGGTTttgatgctgcaggagcagctccttAACAGATGTGTTGCTTTGAGAGAAGGTAAGAACTTTCCTTCTCATCATGTTCCCTAAAAGTGACAACTTTGGGGAAAAGCAATAACTTTGCTGCTAGCACCACAGGCAACTCCACCACCAGAAAACGAGGTTCAGCAGATGAAACCTGTTCCCTGGTTGGTGAACCTACCTCTGCAGGGACCTGCTGTCCTCACATAGGCCCTAGAATGCTTGTGGGCCAGCTCCCTGGCTCTGTTGCCCAGGCCAGGACCTGCACATAGGAGACCACAGCAACATCTCAAGTGGTCTTCAGCCTCAGGCCAGCTGGGGCAGTGATGAACCCAGGGGACACAGGTCTGGTGTGCAGGTTTGCAGTGTTGTACAGCTAAAAAAGTCATGTTTGAAGACTGACCTGCCTTTGAAGATGAAGTACATCCCATCCGGATCAGCTCCCCCATGCAGCGAGGTCCAGCAGGTTGGGAATAACAAGTTTCGTGGCACCCCAATGCTTCACACCATGGACCTCCCAGTGATGCTGAGCACAGGGTCTGCCCTCTGTAAGGCACAGGTCAAGTGAATGGCTGGCCAGAGGGGAAACCAGTTTCAAACTGCAGGATCAGTTCCCTGCTGCGCTGTCTCCCTCAGGAGCACTGGGATAAACCCCATCAAACCAGTGCTGACATGCATCACCACAGTCCTCAAACCAGGAAGCACCTGAGTGCTTCTAGCAGTCATCCCAGCTTACCTTTACATACTGCACAGGGGTTACCCTCTGCAACACCCCATCTTCTGTGCTGTCCAACAGCAGGTTTCACACTGCTGTCCCTCCCCACGCTGACCCCTCTAACCATGATGGAAGTGACTCAAAGGGCAAGTCCCCTTCCCCTCATCACCACCCAGGTGGgataaagcagcagcactgctcagttCAGTCCCTGCTCCACACTCACATCTCACTGCACACACCACGTGCAGTGCTGCTCATACATACATGCTTTCTGCCCACTGTTCCCTCCTTCTGTCCCAGTATCCACCACCACATTATGGAAGTCAGATGTTTCATCCTGGTTTTTCCCTCCTCTATGGCTTGGTTTCCAGTGGACTTACCTTAAAGAACccactcaaaaccaaaaaacccaaacaaacaccaaGACCAAGATCTGCCTCAACAACCTGGGACAACGAATTCCAGAAGTCTACCAATGTAAGAAACTTATTCCATGGGTTTGAGCCGATTTCTTCCTAGCCAAGTGCCCCTCTGGCTCCAGCATCCACCACGCTCACAACCtggtgtcacagaatcacaactAACCTTAGGCTTCAAGGGACCTCTAGAGGACATCGGCTGCACCTTCCAGCTCACAGCAGGGCTGATCCTCCCTCTCATCTCAGCCTCCAAGCCTCTGCAGCCTCACGGGGCAGGCTTCATCCCATTTACCATCAGCACCCTTCTGTAACTCCACTATGCCCTTCTGGAGACATGAAGCCCACAGCTGCATGCAGGACTCAAGGCACCAGTGCAGCAAAATAAAGGCAACTGAGGCCAGTGCTGGCATGTTTTGTGTCTATCTGCTTCTCCTTACAGAAAGCCTTAACAAAAGTCTATTGGGAATTTAGAAGTCAACCAACAGGCCTggacacagcagcactgctggtgccCTGAGTTCTGCCATTGATGATGAACAACCTCCTCCACAACCCAGCACTTGTGAAGGGCAGAAGAAACATCCTAGAAGTGGCAAAGTCTCCTTCATCCCAGCAGATGGGAGTCAACCAGGATACTTCACAGGCATTCCCAACCTGCAGATGTGGTCATGACTTCCTGCTGCCATACAAGGTTTCAGAGAGTCACCAGGGGACAGCTACATGGGTAAGATGATGGGGTGAGCAGCACTTGGGACCCTCTCTTCAGGTACAGGATAAGAACAAACCACCAACAACCAACCTTGTTTTCTTATTACTTGCAGCAGATGATGCTCAGCCACCCATGGCTGACCCTGAGTCCCAAACCACTGTCAACAGCACAACATGGGTGACCTGATGTGAGCCAGAACCCAGCAGAGTAGCTCTGTGCTCATCCATGATCATGATCTAAGGAACAAGTGACTATTTCAAGAGAGGCTATAGCACAGAGATTCCAGAGGCTAAGCTCCTACCACCACATAAACCCATACTACAgttctgaaatggaaacaaaggTCCAACGAATGAGACACACATAAGGAAAGGATTCCTGCCCAAACAGGGGCTCTGGGGAGGGTCTCACCATGCCATGGGTGGAATGGACTCTGGGCAAGTAACCTGCAAGGTATTGTGGCAAGTTGGAGGCTTCCATGGAGGGGGGTGCACAGATGAGCCACAGCAAGGGCCCTGAGCCTCAGGTGGTGGTCCTTGACCCTGCCAACACTGGGAGGAAGGACACAGCACTTGTAAACCAGGCAGTAAACCCTGTCCACCTTCATGCACGTGAGGCACTGGCCACTGTGTTTTGTCCTCAGCAGGCTGAATGTGTTTTCCAGATGTGGCTATCTCATGGCAAGTATCACCTCAGACCCTTTAAGCCCAAAGAGCAGAACAGGCTCCACTTGTGGTATTAGCACAAGTTCTGCCCTAAGCTACATCTGTACAAACACTGATGTCTGTTCAGTTTGGGCAACAGTCAGCAATTCCACTGACACCAGGTACATCATTACAGCATATGCACATGGCCAGAATTCAGTAGATTGTGGCTATACAGTGACTCGGTTCATTGTAAAGCTTTTCCTTGATTAAGGCTCACAGATTAGAAGAATAAATCACTAGTATATGGTTAACAAACATTGCATCACCCCACATGAACAGACACCCAAAGAGGATCAGGCTGTGTCCTTCTGCCTGTCCCAAACCAGCTAGAGGTCACTACACCCCAAGTCTGTAAGCTTGGTTTTTACCTTCGAACAATACTTTGGTACTCCTGAAGCTGTCTGGACTGAATTCACTTCCAAAGTAAGCAAGTTCAGAAGTTTACCAACTATCCACATTCAGGATTGTTAAAAGAATAATCAATTAGGctccatgaaaacaaaatgaagcccTCAAGCAATCTAAGTACAAgtcagcacagctcagctgtgcAAGAGATGCCAACTCTGCACCTACAGAGCAAATCAGCTGTACAATAGTAAGGCCTTGACCATCCAGAACAGACGTCCTCAACCAAGTGCTGTTGCACCAGCACCTGACACTGgcacctctgctctgtgcaAACACGTACTGAAAACAAGAAGTCATCTATGTCTAAGGACTTGTTTTCAGCACTTCTCATTGGAGCACAGGACATACTTGTGATGAAGTCATGGTGTCCAGAGCAGCCAGACTTGATTGTGAGAGGCAGAAATGAAGTCTTCCAGCTGTGCACACTCACCTCATCCACAGTCTGTCATTCTATTTGTCATCAGCAACATGTGTGTATTATggcaaaagcaaaaagcactgggagaaaccccaaaccaacaactaACCCAGTGCAATATCTCACATTAAGGCCAAGCTCTCTCCTCCAGCCGTTACCTCTGTCACTTTTGGGAGCCTCCATCCTGTCGGAACGGACAGATCCCGCACAgacacagagcacagcacaccCTCTGATGCACGGGTGAGAAacaaaaagggaaggagagaagggcAGACGTGATGGAGGAATGAGATGGCTCTTCTCCTGGTGAGGGTGCCCGTAGCTGCAGGCTCTTCCAGTGCCCTACTGTCCACTGGGAGGGGGGGTTTGGGGCTTTGGCAAGATGACGGTTACATAAAGAAGAAGctacagaaaaagagagaaaacagaaaagaaacagtggtTCAGAACTGATGAAAAAGTgtgagagagaaatgaaaacaaaggaggAACAACACCGTAAAGAAAGCCATGAAGGACAGAGTGCACTGGGGAGGTGTCATACAAACCAGCTGCACTAGGGAGGCACCTGGACATCTCCAAGATACTGTCTGATGTACAGAACAAGCTGACAACTGCCACAACAAGCAAGGGACAAACACCAGAACAGCCCTACCAAGGCATCTcaaagggatgggatgggagccTGCTGGGAAACCTCGCACTTCCTCAGCCCCTCTTGTCACACCATTGCAGAATGGCAGCATCAAAACTAAGTCACAAAGGCCACGCCAAGACCTAAGCGTTTGGGTGAAAATGTATTACCCCTCCCCACTTGGCACTATTGGTACATATAACCTAAAGCACAGACAAGAAATAACTGAACTTATGCTATAAGGTTATTATTCAATTTGTAattcaaaacctgaaatattttaacatcAAATAAAGTGACAATATCTAACAGATGCATACATATAATTTGCATTAACACTGTATGTAGGTTACACAATTTAGTTACAAACATGGGTTATTTCCAAATAGCAAGATAATAAAGTTCTACATCTATAGTTTAAGGCAATCAGGATATTAAAAAAGTATACAAATACAATATTTCTACTGCTGTTCACAGCTTTATTTcccattaattaaaaaaaacccttcataTTTGTACAGTTCCATGCTGAGACGTGCTGGTGAGAGAGCATCATGGACATCATACACCGCAAATACAACCAGGGTCTGCAGAGAAGAGACCACTACGCACTCTTCTAACGTAACATCTCAGAAGGGCAAATGGCAACTGGATTCAAATGGACAGATGTGATATGATCACacataaaaagacatttctgttctCACCCGGATGGTTTAGGAGAAGCAGAATGAAAGCTACCCACAAAAACCACTGGTCATGTTAAATACAGACATGCTCAAAGAGAGGCACAGAGATACAAACCTCCTTGATGGGATTTCAAGGTGTTCAAAGCACACACAGGGAGGGACAGGAGTCACAGAGGAGCCCATTGCTGTCTCACCTCCtcagcagcaccacacaccACAGGAGATGCAAGGTGATGCATTCAACAACCATGAACTCAAAGGGTATCTTCCTACTTAGTGCCCTCCTGGAAAGGTAACTGTGCAACCCTAGTGAGGTTCTGGGGTTTATTCCATGCCCTGGGAACACCATCGTTCCAGGAACACATTTTAGTGTGTTATCCTGCTCCTTTATATTGTCAGGAATGGGCAGCATTATCAGCCAGGTACCATCACTGTCTAACACACATTAAAGGCTGCAGTGCCTCTCAAGCAAGGCTTACACCCATGGTTCCACCAGCTGGCTTGCTAGCCTCAAGCATGCAGGGAGGTTGTAGAGGGTTGCTTTAGGCagtcagcaggagctggatgTTGTGTTCCCTATGGCTTCTTTTCAACATCGCAGCAGAAGCAGGTTATTGCAGGAAGTTTAGGAGCAGTTTTAACCACGCCACTTGTAAGTAAGCGGACTTAAAGAACCCTCCCAGAAAAACACAGCTGGTTTTGTATCAGTAGTGAGGCAGAAAGGGTGAGTCTCTTACTACTGTACTTACATGCAAAGGTGAGAGCACATCCAACTAGATTTGAGTGTATCATTTACTCCATGCAGAATCAGGGGCTACTGTGAAAAAAGgcataagaaaagaaagaagtgcagcAGTAACAAGCTAAACACGGCCCAAGGGtttaaggaaggaagaaaaatgtcattaacATCTCCTTTTGCAAGAAGAACAAAACAGTACCTTTGACTTCTGTAAGTTTATGGTTTAGTCCCAGTTTCTCCACAGCAGCTTGCTTTTTGCTGGAGAAAGAAACTGAATCAAAAGTACATTAATGCACTTGGCCACAGCTTTCtgacaaaaatatatgtatagCTAGACTCAACTGATTTCCCCTGCTAAACATCCCTTGAAGGGCTGTTAAAAGAAGCAGGACAAATAGATGTTAAAATGGAGTTTTCTACTCGGCACAAACCACTGGTAATTCAAAAGAGGACATGCACAGAGACAGCTGAAGCAAAGCACACTGCCGCAAGCATTCCATGATGTGCCTATGATGTGACTGTAAGAAAACCTCAGGCCAGAGCCCCAACTTTGTCTGTGATAGCTTGAGATTTTAAGGCTGGGTTTGCCAGAAGTCATAACCACCATGTGCTTTGTCCAAACAATCCCCTAGCAAACCTATTTAATTTGACACAAAGGGCATCGTGGCTGATAGACCAGGAggtcaaaaaaaccccacaaaccaacaaacacccctccaaaaagagaaaaggctcAGCTATTTTATTTCCAGCCTATTTATCTCCAATCAATGTTTGCTGTCTGTCCATGACATCATATTTAGATATGCTCTTCCCAAAGCCGATGTTTAAGCAGTGAGGGTTAAAAAGCAAGACAGCCCATCAGCTAGCCTGCAAGCACATCTTCACAATGCAGCACTTGAGAAAAGGTGATAATTCTGCCTTCTGTCCCTCACAAATGCAGAGTATTCCATCCCAGAACCAAGCAAAGAACTGCAATGTGTGAGCCTCAGGTGGAAAGAGTTATTGTAAGAGTGTATTACAGAAACAGGAGGCTACCTAGCTAGGAGCAGTGGGTGTGCatcagcagaagagaaaggtATCTCGAAGTCATAAGGTAAGCAGGGCTCGCCACTTCTTGGGAATGAACGGAAAGACTCTGTCCCAAAAGCAACGGCatagaaaatacacattaaacAGACCCATTTCCTTAGGATTAGTCTCCTTTGCACATTCAAGGGACACGTGAATGGGatgctgtccctgctgcaggcaggctggTGGAGAACATGGGGAATGTGTGTCCAGGCACCCTTGGCTTGTGGAGAGCACAGGGAATGTGTGTCCAGGCACGATCATTGCCTTGACATGAAATTCTGGATCCTACAGCTTTGCAAATCTGTTTATAAAGACATGCAGGAACCCTTGTGAAGGGTCCATGAGGATGCTGATGCTATGTCCTCTCCCCACCCAGGTATCTGATTCCATAAGGGCTGCTAAGATGGTGCACACGGGAAACCAGGGACTATTTTAAATGAGGTTTCAATGGTCAGACATGGGAAGCAGTAAAGAGAAATGGTCCTTCTCCCAGGCACCCGCAGCACTGCTGGGCTCCCACTGCAGCATTCAGCGGGTAGCTACTACACTGAACTGGAAGGGTGGCTGTATAAACACACCAGCATATGACAGTAAAACCAAGCCAACTAATATGATCAAGTCAGGCAACAAAAACAGGAACTAATCAAAACTATCATGCAAACGTAATGGCATGCAAGGTCAGTTAAACGTTTGTTATCTACACACATATACCCCCTCCCACTCTCCCAACACCGGGACTCCTGTTGTTATTGAAGGAATATGGGTTGGACTAGACTCCAGGGCTCAGCCACACTAGGGACTAGGCTCATACAGCAGTAATGCCCCAAGGCTGGTTTCTGTGGACCCCTTCAGCACACAGCTGTTGCTACCACGAGCGGGGCAggccagcagcactgaggaCCTGATCCAGTCAATGATGCTCACCCAAGCTACTGATGTCCAGCCCTGATTCTCAGCTCAAATGTGGGGCCAAGAATGActtcctgctgctggttttgatgagaaaaatacatggaatCATTACCTTGCCCCTCCACCCACCCCTGAACTTCCAGTTGCATACAGTCCTGTACCCAgtccttcttccttcttgttCCCACTATGTTATTAGATGAGTTAATAGTTATTTATGTTAAAtagtggggggggaggggggagaagaggcaaaaaaaaggcaagaaaacagaTGGCAGAGACACATTACTGCAAAAGCAGGTGAATGCAGGAACATCCTTGGCTGGACAGGCTTTATGTGAAGCTTGCActgcaagttaaaaaaaagaacaaaaaacaaaaaagttagCAATAGTAGaactcaaaatgaaaaaataatcagaaaaaaccaaaaccaaaaaccaaaaccaaaatccaagGAAGCCGGAAGAGCCAACACCAGCAACCCGCTCCGGTGGGTGGGCATGCACATGGATCATGGaattacagagaaattaaacCTCGAGGCTGGGCTCTACTCCAGCCTATGacaagcaaaagcagaaggaaaacccGAGGGGGCAGAACTACTGACCGAGCAACCACCTCAGTTAGTCTGGAACCACACCATGCTCAGTGTCTTTAAGCTTCAGCTTAAGAACGGGCATGGCTGGGGGTATGGTTGCAGGGGTCTGGTTTGGGTCACTTCACATGGGTGCTGTCTCAGCAGGCTGTGTGCTTAGCCTATACCCA
Proteins encoded:
- the CCNI gene encoding cyclin-I isoform X1; its protein translation is MKFSGPLESQRLSLLLETAISREAQMWKAHVPKIQPNQQDVAISPKQRDEVIQWLAKLKYQFHLYPETLALAISLLDRFLAAVKARPKYLNCIAISCFFLAAKTIEEDERIPVLKVLARDSFCGCSPAEIRRMEKIILDKLNWDLHMATPLDFLHIFHAVAVSNRPQLLTVLPKLSPSQHVAALTKQLLHCMACYQLLQFKGSMLALAIVSLELEKLLPDWLALIIELLQKAQMDSSQLIHCRELVAHHLSTLQSSLLPNPVYVYSPLQHTLVTCNRGVFPCQPSSVPGPGFSKDNGRPEVPVTGTAALYQHLPAPSSCKQASAKRKVEEMEVDDFYDGIKRLYNEDVAPEVVALENMGSVCGADVSRQEGNVSPCPPLQPVSVM
- the CCNI gene encoding cyclin-I isoform X2; the protein is MKFSGPLESQRLSLLLETAISREAQMWKAHVPKIQPNQDVAISPKQRDEVIQWLAKLKYQFHLYPETLALAISLLDRFLAAVKARPKYLNCIAISCFFLAAKTIEEDERIPVLKVLARDSFCGCSPAEIRRMEKIILDKLNWDLHMATPLDFLHIFHAVAVSNRPQLLTVLPKLSPSQHVAALTKQLLHCMACYQLLQFKGSMLALAIVSLELEKLLPDWLALIIELLQKAQMDSSQLIHCRELVAHHLSTLQSSLLPNPVYVYSPLQHTLVTCNRGVFPCQPSSVPGPGFSKDNGRPEVPVTGTAALYQHLPAPSSCKQASAKRKVEEMEVDDFYDGIKRLYNEDVAPEVVALENMGSVCGADVSRQEGNVSPCPPLQPVSVM